From one Halothece sp. PCC 7418 genomic stretch:
- a CDS encoding IS607 family transposase: MKLSTYAKEKGISYRTAHRMWKRGELQGYQLSTGTIILENSPSPTKGVVIYARVSSAENKDNLESQAKRLVHYCEAKGYQVNKVVKEIGSGVNDKRRKLSKLLNQDDYHLIVVEHKDRLTRVGFNYLETLLNKQGKFIEVVNLCEEETEDIRQDLISIITSFCARIYGLRMRKRKTECIVKCLSENETSSKTSN; the protein is encoded by the coding sequence ATGAAACTTTCAACATATGCAAAAGAAAAAGGGATAAGTTATCGAACTGCTCACCGAATGTGGAAAAGAGGAGAGTTGCAAGGCTATCAGTTGTCAACTGGGACAATAATCCTAGAAAACTCCCCTTCTCCAACTAAAGGAGTTGTCATCTATGCTCGGGTCTCTAGCGCTGAAAATAAAGATAATCTAGAATCTCAGGCAAAAAGACTCGTCCATTATTGTGAAGCAAAAGGATATCAAGTCAACAAGGTAGTAAAGGAGATAGGAAGTGGTGTCAACGACAAACGCAGGAAGTTATCGAAATTATTAAACCAAGATGACTATCATTTAATTGTTGTTGAACATAAAGATAGATTAACAAGAGTAGGATTTAATTACTTAGAAACTTTACTCAATAAACAAGGAAAGTTCATAGAAGTAGTAAATCTTTGCGAAGAAGAAACAGAAGATATAAGGCAAGACTTGATAAGCATTATTACTTCTTTTTGCGCTCGAATATACGGATTAAGAATGCGAAAAAGAAAAACGGAGTGCATAGTCAAATGTTTGAGTGAGAATGAGACAAGTTCAAAAACATCTAATTAA
- a CDS encoding cryptochrome/photolyase family protein, with product MIGIWILGTQLSLENAALKSCETEKQKTPIIMIESQEYAAQRRYHQQKLVLVWSAMRHFAATLQAEGWNITYEIATDFITPLQTWIETHQITELRVMNPNDRAFSAFIQQLELGCEISILPDNHFLWSTADFQDWANNRKRILMEDFYREGRKRFQVLVEGKKPVGGSWNFDQDNRKPPKKNLAPPDPLSFPPDAMTQAVIEEVKALSFPTYGEIDHFNWGVTREDAQQVLANFIERDLPNFGTYQDAMITGEKTMWHSLLSPYLNLGLLHPWEVISAVENAYYEHNLPLNSVEGLIRQILGWREFLHGIYHWVAEDYGQGNWFNHNQPLPEFFWDSSQTDLTCLKEVLQQVETTGYAHHIQRLMVLSNFALIVGVSPQSLKEWFHSAFIDAYDWVMETNVIGMGQFADGGVFASKPYASSANYVNKMSDYCEHCCYNPRQRSRDSACPFNFFYWDFIERQRDQLQSLGRMNLVLANLRKIDPEELAQMQALAEAWREKHRL from the coding sequence ATGATCGGAATTTGGATTTTAGGAACACAACTTTCTTTGGAAAACGCTGCACTCAAAAGTTGTGAAACAGAAAAACAAAAGACTCCGATCATTATGATTGAGTCTCAGGAATACGCAGCCCAACGACGATATCATCAACAAAAATTAGTTCTGGTATGGTCAGCAATGCGCCATTTTGCAGCAACGCTACAAGCTGAGGGGTGGAATATTACCTACGAGATCGCGACAGACTTTATCACTCCCCTTCAAACTTGGATCGAAACCCATCAAATTACAGAGTTGCGCGTAATGAATCCCAACGATCGCGCATTTTCTGCTTTCATCCAACAGTTAGAGTTAGGGTGTGAAATTTCTATCCTTCCAGATAACCATTTTCTATGGTCAACCGCAGATTTTCAAGATTGGGCGAACAACCGTAAACGCATCTTGATGGAAGACTTCTATCGAGAAGGGCGCAAGCGGTTTCAGGTTTTAGTGGAAGGGAAAAAGCCTGTTGGCGGAAGTTGGAATTTTGATCAAGACAATCGTAAACCCCCGAAAAAGAATTTAGCACCGCCTGATCCACTGAGTTTCCCTCCTGATGCGATGACGCAAGCAGTGATAGAAGAAGTGAAAGCCCTCTCTTTCCCGACTTATGGCGAAATTGATCACTTTAATTGGGGAGTCACACGAGAAGACGCACAACAAGTTTTAGCGAATTTTATTGAAAGAGACTTACCTAATTTTGGCACGTATCAAGATGCAATGATAACGGGAGAGAAGACAATGTGGCATTCTTTGCTCTCTCCTTATCTTAATTTAGGCTTACTCCACCCTTGGGAAGTTATTTCTGCGGTAGAAAACGCCTACTATGAGCATAATCTCCCTCTGAATAGTGTCGAAGGCTTAATTCGGCAAATTTTAGGCTGGCGAGAATTTTTACACGGGATTTATCACTGGGTTGCTGAAGACTATGGACAAGGAAATTGGTTTAATCATAACCAACCCTTACCTGAGTTTTTCTGGGATAGCAGTCAAACGGATCTGACTTGCTTAAAAGAAGTATTGCAGCAAGTGGAAACGACGGGATATGCTCATCATATTCAACGCTTGATGGTATTAAGCAATTTTGCCCTGATTGTCGGCGTTTCTCCTCAGAGTCTAAAAGAGTGGTTTCATTCTGCGTTTATTGATGCCTATGATTGGGTAATGGAAACCAATGTCATAGGTATGGGACAATTTGCTGATGGTGGGGTCTTCGCTTCTAAACCCTATGCTTCTTCTGCGAATTATGTTAACAAGATGAGCGATTACTGTGAGCATTGCTGTTATAATCCTCGGCAGCGATCGCGCGATTCTGCTTGTCCGTTTAATTTTTTCTATTGGGATTTTATAGAACGACAGCGTGATCAACTGCAATCTTTAGGGCGGATGAATTTAGTTTTGGCGAATTTACGGAAAATTGATCCTGAGGAGTTGGCGCAAATGCAGGCTTTAGCAGAGGCTTGGCGAGAAAAACATCGGCTTTAA
- a CDS encoding DUF2811 domain-containing protein, with the protein MKTNVNLSTEIPQELHESLQRYLDEHPTWDQDRVLAAALSLFLLQNSQNKIKQSSQTYRSCAQVYLETLFQ; encoded by the coding sequence GTGAAAACGAACGTTAACCTTTCGACAGAGATTCCGCAAGAATTGCATGAGTCTTTACAACGCTATCTGGATGAACATCCGACTTGGGATCAAGACCGAGTGTTAGCTGCTGCGTTATCCCTGTTTTTACTACAAAATAGCCAAAATAAAATTAAGCAGAGTTCGCAAACGTATCGCAGTTGCGCTCAGGTTTATTTAGAAACCCTATTTCAGTAG
- the hemG gene encoding protoporphyrinogen oxidase, with protein sequence MIDTLIVGAGISGLSAAYRLDEKQRQVLVAEKRDRAGGNITSQQSGDFLWEEGPNSFSPTPELLKLAVDAGLRNELIFADRGLPRYVYWEGKLRPVPMSPPTAVTSQLLSPIGKLRALTGALGFIPPQVSSQEETVADFFTRHLGSEVAQRLVSPFVSGVYAGDVDQLSAEAAFGRVTQLADVGGGLVAGAILCRRQKPKSTPKTAKPSDIPETKSGQLGSFKEGLQQLPSAIVSQLGDKVKFQWELKNISPHPESGYVATFSTPEGEQTVEAKTVILTTPAYVTASLVKDLSPQASQALNEISYPPVACVVLAYPDEALRFPLKGFGNLNPRSQGIRTLGTIWSSTLFPGRTPKGWHLLTNFIGGATDPAIAELSEDQIIEQVHQDLQQAVIKSGSIPKPLAVHLWSKAIPQYNLGHLKRLETIRNHLKPFSGLFLSSNYLDGVALGDCVRRGEESSQAVLDYLG encoded by the coding sequence ATGATAGATACTTTAATTGTGGGAGCAGGGATTAGTGGTTTAAGTGCTGCGTATCGACTCGATGAGAAGCAGCGCCAAGTGCTGGTTGCAGAAAAGCGCGATCGCGCTGGGGGAAATATCACCAGCCAACAAAGTGGCGATTTCCTCTGGGAAGAAGGACCGAACAGTTTTTCTCCCACACCAGAACTCCTAAAACTAGCGGTTGATGCGGGCTTAAGAAATGAGTTAATCTTTGCTGATCGCGGACTTCCCCGTTATGTTTATTGGGAGGGGAAACTGCGCCCTGTTCCTATGAGTCCCCCCACAGCCGTGACATCCCAGTTGCTGAGTCCAATCGGGAAACTACGGGCGTTAACGGGTGCATTAGGCTTTATTCCCCCGCAAGTGTCGAGTCAGGAAGAAACGGTTGCGGACTTTTTTACCCGTCATCTCGGTTCAGAAGTAGCCCAACGGTTAGTGAGTCCGTTTGTGTCTGGGGTTTATGCAGGGGATGTGGATCAACTCAGTGCGGAAGCTGCATTTGGACGAGTTACCCAACTGGCGGATGTGGGCGGTGGACTGGTCGCAGGTGCGATTTTATGTCGTCGTCAAAAGCCAAAGTCAACCCCAAAAACGGCTAAACCGTCTGATATTCCAGAAACAAAGTCTGGACAGTTAGGTTCATTTAAGGAAGGATTACAACAATTACCCAGCGCGATCGTTTCTCAACTGGGAGACAAAGTAAAGTTTCAATGGGAACTGAAAAATATCTCCCCTCATCCAGAATCGGGTTACGTCGCGACATTTTCCACACCAGAGGGAGAACAAACAGTCGAAGCCAAAACCGTTATCCTCACCACTCCCGCCTACGTTACCGCCTCTCTGGTCAAAGATTTATCACCTCAAGCCAGTCAAGCCTTAAACGAAATTTCCTATCCCCCCGTAGCTTGTGTGGTCTTAGCCTATCCCGATGAAGCCCTCCGTTTTCCCCTCAAAGGATTTGGTAATCTTAACCCTCGCAGTCAAGGAATCCGCACTCTTGGTACAATTTGGAGTTCAACACTCTTTCCAGGACGCACGCCGAAAGGTTGGCATCTCTTAACCAATTTTATTGGCGGTGCAACTGATCCCGCAATTGCTGAACTCAGTGAAGATCAAATTATTGAACAAGTCCATCAAGACTTACAACAAGCGGTGATTAAATCGGGAAGTATCCCGAAACCCTTAGCCGTTCATTTGTGGTCAAAAGCGATTCCGCAATACAATCTCGGACATCTGAAACGGTTAGAAACCATCCGCAATCACTTAAAACCCTTCTCTGGACTCTTTTTATCGAGTAACTATCTCGATGGCGTTGCGTTGGGTGATTGTGTGCGCCGAGGGGAAGAGAGTAGTCAAGCCGTGTTAGATTATTTGGGTTAA